In Camelina sativa cultivar DH55 chromosome 13, Cs, whole genome shotgun sequence, the genomic window GAATTCGTCATGTTAAGACTACAACTGCACTGGCAAAAGCATGAAATCAGCACTGTAAATAATATGCAAACCAACAATAACATCCATGAATTGAAGCTGTATTATTTCAGGTTAATTCACTTCTGCATATCACCTCTTTGTAAGGATGTCAACATGATCAAAATCTTTGGAGTAAGCCTCAGCTAGCTTGTCCATCTCTTTCCTCGGAGTATCAGACATGAGTAGAAGTGTCTGCTTTCTGAAAGCATATAACAAGGAAAAGTGATTAGCCAAGTCAATATAAGCAGGGAAATATAATTGTAAGATATATACAGAGAGACCAAATTACCTAGCTGTGGCGGTACCTAAGCGAACAGCATGCTCTTGATAACTGTTGAGTTGCTTTAGTATGAAAGGCAGATGACTGTTTATTCCACAAATGATGATATGATCAGATTCTAGGACTTGTACATGTGCCCCTTCCCTCACTTTTTTCATATGATACTGCCCAAAATCGATCAGGATAACTTATACCATTAAACATTCACATTCAGTAGTGTTTATCTCAAGAACGTACCCGAAATTGTTCTGTCATTGTGCTTAAAAGGCGAGAGTAAAACACTATTCCCCATATGGCAAGGACAACTCCAATGAGTCTTTCAAAGCGTGTCTTTTGCTGCAGTTTGCAATACGCATGCAtttatttagtaaaatattGTGACGTTTAATTATTGATATCTTTAAATCTGTGAAGAAGCAAATAGTGACCTCCAAATGAACATCAGTGGAAACGAGGCATGCCCAGGCCTCCCAGAGGCAGTCTTCTAAGGATGAGTCTTTCCTTCACAACAAGAAAGGAATAATAGTAAGAAACCATATGCAACGGAAATCACAACAAGTTAACAACAAAGCTATATATGTTACCTGAATTTGAAAAATAGGATTCCCCCAATGAAAACAAACGAAAAGCATACTATCAGGAGGACCACAGATAACCTAAAATAGACATATATGACAAGTGATCAGAACAAACAAGGAGCATCGTCTTGATAATTAAGGAGTACTAAGTATTGGGTTTAGGACGACATACGTGCCAATGTTCTTCTCAAGCTGAGTATTGAAAAGGTAAGAAGACCTTGCAATACCCCATTTGATATCATTGGAAGAAGGAATTGACTTGAGTAAAGAATTTTTGCCTAGAGAGTTGGATGCACAAGCAAAAGGCAAGCCAACCTTCACTGAGTTCTGAATAAGATGGGGAAGCTCTTGAAATATCTTTTGTGCTATTCTCAAAACAACATACAGTGGGATGCATCCAATAACAAGTTTATATGGAAGACTCTGCATATCAAAGAAGATTATATACATTTTAAGCATATGGAGATTTCATCTTGACAGCTAAAATAAGAAAGCAAACGCATCAATGACACCagtagagataaaaaaaaaaacccattctATAGCTTCTTCACCTTGTAGAATTTGGAATTGAAATCTTTCAATAAACCAAAGTTATTATTAGGAGGCTCTGTGTCTCCTGTCCTTTGAGAGTTGACTTTAACAGTCCCTGTAGTGTAGAGAAGAATAAAATTAGCTAATCAAGTAGGAGTCTAGTTATATATACAGAGAGTAATTGGAAGAATATTCAGAACCACACCTCTGAAACTAAGAGACTTAATCCCACCTAAAGGCAGAGAGTGTAAACTCAAGCAGCTcctgtaaaacaaaagaaagaaagaaagaaagaaaagcacTATATTCAGAGAGACACAAGTTTGTAATTAACCATCACAGACCCAATAAGCATCACAAACTGCATAATGAATGATCATCTTCACCAGGATGCAAGCAAGCAATTGTTGGCAGAAGTGAAGAAGGAACTAAAAACCTGttaaaagaaggagagaatcgATCTCTACTCAAAGCTTGAGAAGGTAATATCAATGGCTTCCATGCGAACAACTGAACAGCCACCATATTTCTCCTCTctacttagatttttttttgttttttttgtttctccgcGGCTTGTGTATATTTTATATGGACACAAACAAAcgctggtttttttttaaattctaatCATCacgtttattatttatttttattttttaaagtttttgggACCATACAAATTCATAACcagaaaaaagagaatataattGGCCACACCGGGATTTGAATATGAGTAGTAGTACTGTATGACAACCAAACTAATATAAACCATCACGTTGACATGTTCTCGATCATAACTATAGAATCTCATTAAGTTAGAAAATAGCACACAATAACAAATTCATATTAACAACATGTCTAAATCCGGATCACAACCTACCTATATCGTTAAATCAGCCTTGCGTAcgtctaaaaaatataatgctCCTTGTTTTTTTCTAAGAGTAAAAACAAACGCAAAAGAATGACATCCACTGAACCAGCTAACATAgcacagaaaaaaaacaagatggtAACCACCTTATCgcttatttgtatttttaactcACTATTCacgtttttatatataaacatgatgTATGTATATAACGTCTATATATGTTACTACTAATAAACGAATATTTAATATAGTACCACATTTGTTTTTATCGTTAAAATCTCATCCAGAATATGAATCTCGAACGTACATAATTGGCTCCCAAATTATCATCTTCATAACCACAAAAAATGACAAAGACATCCCATCATAAAAGTGCAACTAATTTTTAGAAACATTTATAAAGGTATCTATATtagtattactatatatatgttttattcctaaataaaaattgtgtattATTTTCAGAAAGAAATGTGATAATCTTAGTATGTATATTTTCTGTTGATAATAAAACATTGATTGATTAGTAACTAATTTATAAGAATCTACgagaaagtaaaaaattcaaagttgaaataaagagggaaaagaaaaggtttgaatATTTTGAACCTCAATAGAGAGTGGCTGTGGGCTGTGACGAGTCGCGACAAAATCAAGTACTACCACGTGTCGTTTTTCTTGACGTACACGTAGTACATCCTCTCAGCAAATCAGAAGAGAAACTCCCCCTCACGTCATCATCTCCCAACAACATCAAGCTCTCTTCGCCGGGGAAACATCGTCACGGCCACCTAAGGtctgttttcgtttttgtttttttcttttgtcgttCTCCGATTATTATCATCGTCTCTTGTATGATTAGTACTGTCTTTGCTTTTAACTGAAGTCGATTTCTCCTGATTCTATCTTCATTCTCTAGGGATTTTTGTTGGTGATTGTTGTCATGTCTACGGAACCAGGAGGAGTCGAATCGGACTCCAACGCTGATTTTGCAGTGAAGGCGTCGAGGTTTGACTACGGAGTAGCTCACGCATCTGAAACCCTAACTGATGCCACGAGCTTTCAAGCTCAGCAGGACCTGGTAGTAGTGAAGCCAACTGGAGTCGAGGGGAAAGGTTCGGGCTCTGCTCTTGATGATAAGGATCTGGATTCTCATGGCGATAGTCTCTGTGATGTGGTTGATTCTGGTGTAGAACCTGGGGGTTTTGGTGAGAGCAGAAACCTAGATGGCTCAGGAGAGGAAGAGTCAAAGTTTGAGAATCTAGATGGTGTGGTTTCATCTGGTTCAGATATGCTTAAGAGCAGCAAGGATAAGAATGGATTTGCTAACGAGAATCTGAAGCTGTCTGACTCTGATTTGGTTTGGGCTAAAGTAAGGAGCTATCCATGGTGGCCTGGACAGGTGTTTGATGCATCTAAAATTGCTAAGAAGCACTTCAAGAAAGGAAATGTCTTTGTTGCGTATTTTGGGGATTGTACTTTTGCTTGGATTAATGCGTCTCGGATCAAGCCTTTTCATCAGCATTTCTCTCTAATGCAGGAGCAGAGCAACTCGGCTCCGTTTCGTGATGCTATTGATTGTGCTTTGGAAGAAGTTTCAAGGAGAGTAGAGTTTGGTTTGTCTTGCTCTTGTATCTCAGAGGAAGCCTATATCAAACTCAAGACTCAGAACATAGTCAGTGCTGGAATTCGTGAGGAGTCAAGGGTGAGATATGGTGGAGACAAGTTATCGAATGCAATCTCCTTTAAACCTGTGAAACTCGTGGAATCTATCAGGCGTTTAGCTTGCTTTCCTGACTATGATGCGACTGAGGAGCTTCAGTTTGTTATAAACCGAGCTCAGGTTTTGGCTTTTCAACAATGGAAAGACTATTCTCACTCCCTTGACTATGAAACATTTATAAAGTCGATAGAATCCACAGCATCTCTCCCAAAAGCAAATACAGTTGAAGGGATATCTTCCAGAAAGAGAAAGACAGGTTACAAAGATAACGCTGAACACAAGGAAGGGTTTGATTCTGAGGATAGGACTGACGAAGAGACAAAGGAGAGGACTTTGTCAGATTTGATTGTAAAGAGACGCTGTGGGGGTGAATCAACTGAGAAATTGGATGGTAAGTCGCATTCTGAGAAGAAACGTAAGGCTGAGTCTTTGGAATCTGGTAAGTCTGAGAAAAGGATCAAGAACAACCGACAAAAAGAGGATTCAGTTTCTAAAATCTCCGATGAGGAAAATAACTTTGCAGTGGGTGATACTAATAAACTACAGATGGCGGCTGAACCATGTTATGGAATTGGAGGTGGAAGCGAGATAAATTCTTTAACTCCTGCACTTAGGCCTTGCGATGATTCTAATTCTACCACAAAATTAGAAGTTGAGAacgagaagacgaagaagccaaAACAGGAAGAGCTTGCCGAAAGAAAGATTTCTTCTTCTGGCCTTCAGGCTGCCAAAACTCCAACGGGGATACCCGAATCAATCAGCATAGACCCCTTGAATTATGAAGATTTTGAAAAGTTCATTAATGAACTATCTTGCAGTAAACTCAATAATGGTATCACTGAGACAGAACCTGGTGATAAGAAAGACTCTGCAGAAGATCAGATCTTACCTGCAAATAAAGAAATCACTGGCTCAGGCTTGAAAGAGCAAACTGGTGTCAAGAACTGTTCTGCGGATTCTTCAGCACCCAATGCCTTAATCCTCAACATTGGGGATTCAGGTTCAGTTCCACCTGAAGAAATGCTACACTTAAAGGGAAGTATTGCTGAGAAACCTGGTGATAAGAAAGACTCTGAAGAAGTGCAGATCTTACCTGCAAATAAAGAAATCACTGGCTCAGGCTTGAAAGAGCAAATTGGTGTCAAGGACTGTTCTGCAGATTCATCAGCACCCTATGCGTTAATCCTCAAATTTGCAGATTCAGGTTCGGTTCCGTCAGTAGAAAAGCTGAACGAGATATTTAACCGTTACGGTCCTCTCTATGAGTCGAAGACTAAGGTCACGAAGAAGGGCAAGAGAGCCAGAGTACTGTTCAAAAAAAGCGAAGACGCAAAGACTGCCTTCAGCAGCGCCGGGAAATACAGCATCTTTGGACCTTCTCTTCTAAGTTACAGACTCGAGTATGTTTGCCCCAAAGCGAAAAAGAGCAACAACATGACTGTTTGATCCACATCGTCTGCATCTCTTAACTTTGTGAGGTCAGAGTTCGATCAGATTATATCAGTTGAGAGTAgattttcaataaattaaaaggaaacaatCTTGTTATGACTTATTAGAATGAGACTAAAATTAAAAGTTCagtttctttggtttgtttggtaatGCATAATTCATTCTTTATTCAAGACCAACAAAACCagatttccaaaaattaaagGAACAATCTTGATACGAGAATGAAACTAGGATTAAAGGTTCAGTTAGGTTTTAAGTTGAGAGTAGACTATATAAAGTTGGTAACAAAACCGACGATGAGGCTTAAAAGAGCAAAATGATTTAAA contains:
- the LOC104734309 gene encoding uncharacterized protein LOC104734309, yielding MSTEPGGVESDSNADFAVKASRFDYGVAHASETLTDATSFQAQQDLVVVKPTGVEGKGSGSALDDKDLDSHGDSLCDVVDSGVEPGGFGESRNLDGSGEEESKFENLDGVVSSGSDMLKSSKDKNGFANENLKLSDSDLVWAKVRSYPWWPGQVFDASKIAKKHFKKGNVFVAYFGDCTFAWINASRIKPFHQHFSLMQEQSNSAPFRDAIDCALEEVSRRVEFGLSCSCISEEAYIKLKTQNIVSAGIREESRVRYGGDKLSNAISFKPVKLVESIRRLACFPDYDATEELQFVINRAQVLAFQQWKDYSHSLDYETFIKSIESTASLPKANTVEGISSRKRKTGYKDNAEHKEGFDSEDRTDEETKERTLSDLIVKRRCGGESTEKLDGKSHSEKKRKAESLESGKSEKRIKNNRQKEDSVSKISDEENNFAVGDTNKLQMAAEPCYGIGGGSEINSLTPALRPCDDSNSTTKLEVENEKTKKPKQEELAERKISSSGLQAAKTPTGIPESISIDPLNYEDFEKFINELSCSKLNNGITETEPGDKKDSAEDQILPANKEITGSGLKEQTGVKNCSADSSAPNALILNIGDSGSVPPEEMLHLKGSIAEKPGDKKDSEEVQILPANKEITGSGLKEQIGVKDCSADSSAPYALILKFADSGSVPSVEKLNEIFNRYGPLYESKTKVTKKGKRARVLFKKSEDAKTAFSSAGKYSIFGPSLLSYRLEYVCPKAKKSNNMTV